The Maniola jurtina chromosome 9, ilManJurt1.1, whole genome shotgun sequence genomic sequence CAAGTGATTTTAGATTTCCGTCATTTACCGGTATCGAgacgtttttattaaaaaaaatattatgaaaataaatccGCACTATCGTATAATTCAGCCTTGATGAAATCTACTTTAAAATGTTAAGATACTAAAAAATTCCATAGtagatattattgttattttagcatacctacctagtaactaTGCTTTAACCTATAGAATAGTTTTGTAAGTAAAGAATCGCGAAAcatcaaaaaaccggccaagtgcgagtcagactcgcgcaccgagggtttcgtactcgggtattttttcaacattttgcacgatgaatcaaaaactattatgcataaaaataaataaaaatctgttttagaatgtaggttcaggtaaagccctttcatatgataccccacttggtatagttaccttactttgaaaatttaaacatattttaagtttttatgacgtattaaaaaaaaagaagcccTAATAATGTCACTGTccgcttgtctgtctgtcacgatAAAAACTTTCTGCTAATTACCTAATACGATGCCATAACAGGCCAAAGACAATTTATAgaaattataagtaaattactCCTGTCAGGAATCGAACTCACCACTCAGtaaggaggtcgtcaaaagctAATGCACcaaataaacaaagaaaaaaaattaacatccGTATTTTTCCATTCCAGGTCCAGGCTCAGAAAAGCAAGCATACATAACTCGTAAAAGCCTAAGACACCTGTCCCTATACGTCCCAGATTCCACGGGTGCTTTGAGAAGAAAGTACAACTACTACCAAATGGCACAGCTGGCCAACGATCCAGACTTGGACTTTAATAAGAAGACCTTGTTGTATGTGGGAGGATTTCTGGATAGCCCAAGCTTTATATTTGCCACGCTTACAGCGAAGACGTATAAGAGCTTGGGCTACAATGTTCTACTGTTGGATACGAATTGGTTCACCACTATGGAGTATCCACGGTGAgaaatttttacccgactacggcaaaaccaaaaagaggggttataATTtttgcagtctatgtatgtacatttgtatttatgtgtgttccatcgttgcgcctaaactactgagccgattttgatgattgaagagtcaatcgattcgttattaatggtcagggtgacataggctacattttatacgaaaaaatcgacCTAGTGGATGTTACTTCCAAAAAAATGGGGGTCTTTtagtatcgagtgggatatcaaataaaagaggaaaaaattctaagttcaaatataaagtaaaatattaaataaaatacacctAGCGACACAAAAAcaatctatcgctatctatcggctgTTCGCGGGTaatagtcgggttttagtgctgtttaattttatgatttttcttGTCAAATCATCGTCAACAACCAATAAAATCTTTTGTTAATATAGGCCTCTTTTCTGTTGCGCCAACGTTGCCTTCATCCAGTTCTCAACTTGATTTAACTGTAGATCCTTCCTCATGAAAATCTACCttgactaggtacctatttctaaaTGTATATCTGTCAACAGAGCTTTCCTTGGCACCCGTTTGGTCCCAATCGAGAGTTTATACTTGGTTAAAATgaggtattttatttcaatttacgCCCAATGGCTGTGTGTTACATCGTTCATAACATCTTACTGATGtactagtaggtacattaaaaaaaatagataataaagTTGCAAACTTTTCAGGGCCGCCCGTTTTATGCGTCCAGTTGGAAAACACACCGCTACAATGTTAATACAGCTCACAAATAGTGGTTTGGACCCGAAGAAACTCGAAATCATTGGTTTAAGCCTCGGAGGTCAAACAATTAGTTTCATTGCAAAGAACTATAGAGATCTAACTAACACGACTGTGGCAAGGATAACTGGGTTAGATCCATCGGGGCCTTGCTTTAGGCACCTGGGACCTGAGCAAAGAATTGATAGAACTGATGCCGATTTTGTAGATATTGTGAGCACTAATATTGATGGTTTTGGAATGGCTGCTCCGGTAGGACATGTAAATTTTTACGTAAATGGAGGGGAATTTCAACCAGGAGACATCCTTTGGGACTTTTGCACAGTTATGTGTAGTCATATCAGAGCTTACACTATATGGATGTCGGCCTTAAGGAATCCCAGTTCTTTTATAGCCATAGAGTGTGAGTCCGTACAACAGGCAAGAGACAAGAAATGTTTCGGAAGGACACCTTTAGTAACAAATATTTTGGGTTTAAATGTTAACAAAAGTAGAGAAGgtattttctatttatctacTAGTCGTACCTACCCGTACTATTTAGGAGAGAAAGGGATCAGAGAGGAAAACGATTTTTTCTTATCTTTCATTAAATCTTTAAATGAAAAAGATGTGataaaaatttaagtttaattaggtataggtattgtGTTAAAGTAACTTAAGTAGAAAATTATATAGCTAAAGATGGTGGTTAAAAATTCGGTTGTAGACCAgactctaaactaaactatagCTCttattaatatgtacctacctgaaaATATTATAGTGTTGCATTGCAATGCGATTCGCTCGTTACTCTAGATATGTTGGTAGTAAGTCAATGATGCTATGTCAAAACCTTCCCGCAAATCCCAACAACAGTTTCAGCTAGCTCAATTGGAATGAATGGTGTGTGATAACAGATAATTAAGgcaaacaataatttttattatacatattgtATTAGAAAATTTTAAAGTAGACCCAAcccacaaaataatattttgtgcgTGAATTTAGTTTACAGATTAACTACAACCGAATAAAAGCACGTCAAATgttaattttatcatttaagTAGCGCCATCTATAACTACGCGCATGAACTACGATGTCAAACAAGTAAGCTCAACAACATGGTTTGAATCTTAGCTTATATTGCTGTTAGTAGTCTATAGACGTGTCCATAGATGGCGTTAGTTAAAATACAAGTAAGTCTAGggtctcatttttttatttttttgtaattttgtatttttacagtaggtatctacaattttttttaagtaaagacTGGGAGTAAATAAGTTTTAACGTTTATGGTTTAAATTGACCCACCTATTTTAGTAATAAAGGTAAGGTAAGAGAATTCTTGTTTGTACTGAccattattttctaaaaatcgTCACACTTCTTCACACAATGTGCATCTTGGTTTGTACTTTGTGAGCTTGGGACTGTAAGTTTGGGTCCAAGAAATATAGCAGTAGATTCAATTTCACGTAAATTCACGCCAGAATACCTACCCCATAAAAACGAGCGAAAGTTTTTTTTCTCATGAGAGGGTTCAGTTCTGGCCCTGATAAAATCCCTCCCGAAATCAAATTCCTGGCTAAGGCCATGATATACATATCTACTTATACCTTGATACCTATTGATACCGTCAAGGCGgatgtaattttaaattaacgggcaaaaaatttcacaaaatgaagatcttttaaaagctgtttcttcaaacaataagtacctaggtacctaattttaaaaaaaaactatgtaaaaCGCTGTCTCCCACAAGAAaacccgtaaatcaagaagtggcagTTGGCAACCTTATATTcgactgaatttttaaaaaatctcaacaattaaacataatatctcCCCTGAGTTATGAGCTAATAATTGTTAAGTAGTTGTTACGAATATAACCAATGAAGTTTCACTTTTTTTGTATGgatgtaaaataatatgtagataatgtacttttacctatacttaagtacctacgcAAACATTTTTTAGGCGAGGTCGATTCTTTAAATAAAGTTTCCCAAAGTCAAATTTTTGCCTCTTGAGACTCGCTTATCACCTTGCATGCTAATAACATCACCTGGCGTGCCACACCTCAAACCAGAGTAGCTATTAAGTAATCAAATTGGctagttttaatttattctaattttttaaaatccattcAAGGTCAAATACTGCCCGATTAAAACGCATTGAAATTGCAAGCAGCTGCCTACCTGGCAGTCTTTGTTGAAACTTCAGTCTTTGTATTTAACTAAGCATTATTATTACGCGAATTAAAGGTGATCGCACATTTTGTCCTCCTCGTGCATATACCGTACGCACCGTTTGTACCGCATGCTTTGTACCATTGTCGTTTTCCCGAAGTTCCGAAAGACATTACGAAGTATTGCAAGACATTACGAATTTCCACGCAACACGGTCCTGTGCCTCTTAATATGTCCAGCGACTCCGAGTGAATCTCTTGAGATTTTCCCAGGGCCCTATTTGATAAGCCCGACAGGTCAAcaatttgtcaaaaaatacgTTATTTGGCTGATTGCCAGTAAAATTTGacaaattaacagggctctctccgtcactcgtttccactcgtttcatacaatcgtagttccaatttcatttgaatattaagcaaccaaagtccatggcagacatattctagaaactaatatctgtgtctgtggtgttttagatttttctaaaaacatgtagttttaaaattacaggggctccaagatttgtatgaaaatttttaagac encodes the following:
- the LOC123868019 gene encoding lipase member H-A-like, giving the protein MFMYSFCLLLLTGRGLATFSTREMEGYPKGYLSDCPGSEKQAYITRKSLRHLSLYVPDSTGALRRKYNYYQMAQLANDPDLDFNKKTLLYVGGFLDSPSFIFATLTAKTYKSLGYNVLLLDTNWFTTMEYPRAARFMRPVGKHTATMLIQLTNSGLDPKKLEIIGLSLGGQTISFIAKNYRDLTNTTVARITGLDPSGPCFRHLGPEQRIDRTDADFVDIVSTNIDGFGMAAPVGHVNFYVNGGEFQPGDILWDFCTVMCSHIRAYTIWMSALRNPSSFIAIECESVQQARDKKCFGRTPLVTNILGLNVNKSREGIFYLSTSRTYPYYLGEKGIREENDFFLSFIKSLNEKDVIKI